Genomic segment of Arachis stenosperma cultivar V10309 chromosome 4, arast.V10309.gnm1.PFL2, whole genome shotgun sequence:
ATAAGCAATTGTTTTAGTCATAGTTATGCAAagtaagaaaattaaaatttcttatATGTCTTGTTTTATCTTCATTAAATGACTGTAATTATagatatgatattttttatttacatgattatttAATATGATTAAATTTTGTCATTGTTTTTGTCTGTATAGTTTAGTACGTCTATTTTTCGTATTAGTATTACTAAGTCTACTTATATTTTTCAACTAGTaataattctaaatttttaatgatcaaaacttttattattttcaaatgatttttaaaaataaaattagttatttattatattttttataaatatttttttataaaaaatttatttcaaaaatttcgtaaaatttaaatattaaccaatcaatataattcaaataaaaattaagcTTAGTTTGAAAATATTGAGGTGTTACAATTAGTATATATTGTCATGTGGCAATAACATATATACCAACATAGTTAATTATTTTCATACCAATTATAAACACGACTTCAATGTCAAGTAATGGtataattaaaacatatttaaaaggaaaagtataggtaacCAAAAGGTTACTgccaaaaactaaacaaaattacattaatttatattaataaataattttaaattttttaaatttaaaatttaaaaatttaaaattaattaactaaacctaattaaaacctataaaaacctTCTTGTTCTCTCTCACATTAACCTACCAACTTCTAACAATCACACACACAAACCTCTCTCTCACCGTCAGGCCTTCTCCGCCTCCCACCGTGACCCACTCCTCCGATCGCTTCCGCTTCCAGTCGGAACTGTCTTTACCAGATCGGGAGCTCGTGACTTCCCCCTCGGAGCTTCCTCGGAGCTTCCACGCATCAGCGCACGTGACTTCCCCCTCGGAGCTGGCGTCAACAGCGACAGGAACAGGCGCGTCGAGACCGAGTAAGATCATGCCGAGTAAAGTGCTGTCATCGATGAGGGAGCTGGAGTCTTCAAGTTTACGTTTTGATGGAAGGTGGTGATCGATGGTGGGGCCACCGTAAAAGACTCCGTCGTGGTTACGGATGAAAGACATGAAGTATGCGGCGTCGCGGGTGGTCAACAAAGGAAGGCCATTAACAGTTAGAAAGTTGGGGTTTGTGAGCTGAGGCCAATCAAACGGTGTGCAGTCGTACAGAGAATTGAGAATTCAGAGAGTTGGGGAACTTTCTTGGGTTTATTTTTTGgtgcattttatttttttgggtaCTTTCTTGGATTTTGCTTGGCTGCTTGCATTCTTCCTTCCCTTCTCATtgttttctatttattatttttaataaaatatttttatcttcactaaaattttattattttaaaagaattatttATCATCACGATGTTGCTCTCTGCGTTTTGGGATATTAGGtgtcattttgatgattaaagaGACTACAAGTTACACAATtacagaaatataaaaaaatattcatttaatatgaaaaaaacattttaatacttaacaaaagaaacatgtatctaattatattttagtaaaaataattaaatatctataaaatttaaaaaaaatatgaaattcttaaagaaatagaGGCATTCACATttgcaatacaaaaaaattcgaaaaatatataaaaaaacatccatttagtatgaaaaagaaacattctgaTACTTAGCAGAAAAAACATCCATATATATCACCAAAAGTATTTTGGCTGGTTTTTGGCTAATACCCTTTTGGTTCCCTAGCATTActctatttaaaatattacataacgacaattttttaaatgaaattttgatATGCAAATTAGTCTTTAAATTATTAGGATGAAAATAtcgtaaaaaataaaaaattataaaattaaaataaataaaatattaaaaaagttaataGTCAAAATCGTCTCTGAAACATACCCCGATCTCTCTTTTAGTTCccgaaagataaaattaatcaaaGTCGTCCTCGAAAGTTACTCACGTTGATCGAGTTTGTCCTTCCGTCCTCTCAGGTGGTGACGTGGCTAACGTTTAAAATATTACATAACgacaattttttaaatgaaattttgatATGCAAATTAGTCTTTAAATTATTAGGATGAAAATAtcgtaaaaaataaaaaattataaaattaaaataaataaaatattaaaaaagttaataGTCGTCCTCTCAGGTGGTGACGTGGCTAACGTTTGCTGAGGTGGAACGTTAAGTGCCAGCGTGGTGAGGTCCAGCATGGCAACCGTTAATGCTGATAAGATATGTTTGATTATTTAGGTCAAATTAGTCCTAATGTTACAACCCTAACCCCCAATCTGAAGCATATATGTGCGTGATCCTCGTGGTAGATGGCGATGTATGTTTGAGGAGTCGCTGCTATGATgagtggaagctggagtggtgACCTGCCGTCGCAGTCTATCGGTAGCCATGAGTCGAACTCTTCCATGCGACGGAGGAGGAAGATGAAGGACCAGACTTGCTTTTGTGGGTTGAAGACCACAATAAAAAAATCCGGCACAAGAGAGAATCCGGATAGGTTGTTCCACACTTGTGCCAGATACCCGGTGAGTTAGGTTATGATATATTAAGCTTGTTTTCCATATTCCTTTGTCTATTCTACTGGGTAGTTGAAAttgattttcatttttttggaaaaattcAGAAGAGAAGTCACTGCAACTTCTTTAGGTGGGTTGAGGAAGATGGGTATGTAGCAGGGGCAAAAACTGATGCAGATCTTGGTAGGGACTATGATGAATGGAGACTGAATGTGTCATGGAGATTAGGTAGCTTGGAGGGTGAGGTTAGAGCAATGAAGATGCTGATAATGTTCCTGTCAGTTGCAGTGGTGGTGGCTACTGTCTTGTGTGTATCACTGTTGTTCACATTAATCTCCAAGTAAAGCCACAGATGGAGTGTTATGTTCTTGTGTGTTAGAGGTGTTGTTAGATCAGAGAAATTGAATTAGTTGATATGTAATTATGATGTTACTTATGAATGAAAGTATGGTTTAATTGTGTTTAATTTAACATAAACTTGTTGTTTAACATGATGGGTTTCACTGAGAATACATGATGGTGATGTTTGAACTATTATAAGTATCTATCACCAAATAGAAACATACATGACAATAGACAAAGTCATTGTAATCCATAACAAACATCATAATTATACTGATATCATATTGTCTTAGTAGACATACCAAAGGGGTGATCAAGGATCCAGAAGTTAAAATAGCAAAGCATAAGTTCAGACAACATTGTTCACTTAAACCAAAAAAACATACTAACCCTAACTTAAATGATCTTGAACACATAAGCAGTTTACAGAGCCATGTTCCCAAAAAGCGAACTTGCAACTACATACAAAATATATTTCCTAGTTAAACATATTAATCTTTCTGTCTTGGACGCTTGAAGCCTGGAGTAGGCACGAATGTCATGAAGGTTTGCATCTTCTTTGCAGTGGCGGAAGTTGTTCCTTTCAATGTCTCAGCAGATATGGCCATAAGTGACTGGGTGGAGGCATTCGATCTTGCCTTTGTTTTATGACATGCAGTTTGGGTGGCCTGCCTCTCTTTGCACCCTGCACAGGCCAGTTGCAGACCAATTActttcaagtaaataaaataaatgcaattgggcagaagaaaaagcaacaaTTAAGTAACCTAAATGTCTTGAACAGGCAGTTGGGTATCTTGCATTGGTTGGGTTCCTCCAAGTTGGTTGACTTTCACAACAGGTTGTGGCTGGACTGGGGGAGGAGGGGGAGAATGTGATTGAACTTCATTGTTGGTGTGTGGCTCATCTGTAGGGAGAGCAGGCCCTTTAGCAAGGGCAAGCTGTAGTTGCATTTGCCTAGCTTGTTCCTCAGcatcctcctttttcttctttgcaCAGCTTCTCTTGTTGTGTCCAACTTCACCACAAAACATGCACCTAATTGGGTTGTACTTCCTCTTCATCTTGGTGCTTGACCCAATTGGCTGCTCTCCCTTGtcctttctcctcttcttggtaGGCCTCCCAGGTTTTGGCTTGATTGGGGGGGTGGGACAGGGGCAGGTGAGGATGTTTTCTCCCACAGATCTTGTCCTTTCACCGGGTTAACATTAAAACAGTATGTCCTTTTATACGCCTCCATTGTCAACAACTCATGGCAATACTCCTCAGTTCTCTTACTATTTTTGTCTTGAATTGCTGAAATTGCATGCATACATGGCATCCCTGTGCCAAGTACAGACAGACAAACGTAATGGAACAATCAAAAGCAACTCTGACTAATTCAGGCTAAGGGAAGGAGTGATTGGGTCTGAATGAATTACTTGTGAGTTGCCAGAACCGACAGGTGCAAGTGTGCTTTCCCAAGTCGACCACCATGTTTGTGGGCCATCCATGTACTTCAAAAAACTCCTCTTTTTCATCCCCGCACCATTGGGGAGCCCAGTGACTAGATAACTTTGTCATGGCTTCTAGTCTGCTTTGCTGAACCGGGGGTAAAATTCCTTAATAAGTGCTCAACTTCAGTTTGTTATCGACCATGCTCTTCATGATTATTCTTCTCACCTCTTCAGCCAAAGTCAAAATCGGCTTGGTCCTTTCATGCTTTATCTTAGCATTGAATGATTCGCAAGCATTGTTGCAAATGTTGTCATTCTTGGGATCCTCACTGAAGTATGCCTTAGTCCAAACTTCCTTCGGCCACTTTTCAAGATACTGCCAAGCCTGCTCATTAATGACCTTTACTCTCTTCATGTTCCTCTCGAACTCATTACGTGTCCTTGATCTAGCACACTCCCAGACCAGGTCTTTCAACTCCGTGATACCCCattgttttgaaaaattctgCCACAGATGCCACACACAAAATCTGTGCTGGGCCATGGGCATGACTTCCTTCACTGCTGGAATTAGTCCCTGCCAGATATAAAGAAACCCGAAAAGATTGTTAATCAAATGAATCCTTCAAAGTtgaaaattaaatcaatttaGTCCTAGAAGTATATCTAATTAAATCACACAAATCCCAAAACTATGAATACGAGTATGAAAATTGTCCTAACCTTCTGCATGTCTGAAATGATGCACAACTTGTTATCATTGTAGTTGCCAAGGTCTAATTGCAACAGGTCCAGAAACCATTTCCAGTTGTCCTTGTTTTTCACATCCACAATTGCATAGGCAACAACAAAGATGTGGTTATTGGCATCCTGAGCACACGCCGTCAATATTTGTCCACCGTGTAGGGTCTTAAGAAAAGCCCCATCCAATCCAATCATCGGTCTACACCCAGCCTTAAATCCTTTTTTACAGGCATCAAGACACACATAAAACCTCTCAAATTGAGGAGGACCCTCTGGCATCGGGATTACACCAACTTGAACTGTAGACCCAGGATTACTTGTAAGcatggttctgaaaaccgaaTCGGACCGGCCGATTCAACCGGATTAACCGGGAACCGGTCATATGGTCGGTTCGGTTGACTCTAAAAACCAGCTAGCAAAAAATTGGTCAGAAAACTGGCCGAACCGGCGGTTAACTGGTGAACCGCCAGAACCGGCCGGGTTTTTTAAGGGATTTTCAGTTCATGTCTACACTAAAAACGGCGCCGTTTCTAGTGtcatatatataacaaaaacacCCTGAAGATTGAAACCCTAGCCGCTATCTCTTACCCTCATCCCACCCCTCTCTTCCTCTTTGAAATTTGATGTCTGGAGAAGAATCCAGCCCCAAACCCCCTTGGAAGCCACAGCCACTATCCTCCCTCTGTTTTGTTAATTTGGCTCTGCTCTTGCAAAACCAGATATCTTCTTGGAATTAGTATTAATCTCTGCTAGAGGATTGGTTATGAAGCTTCCTCCATCGCTATGAAGCCTGAGTCTATGGCTTCTCAACTCAGTTTCAGTATTAATGTCATCTTGGTGGAGGACTGCGGCAAGCAATTGGGTGCCGTCAGATCTAGATAATTGGGAGGATGAATACCGGCTCTATGTTCTCTTCCAGAACTTAGCGCTTAAAATTTCAGAACCTGGTAGCAAGCAACATGCATACCTAAGAGCACCAGGTTTAGACATTCTTCCACTTGATACGGCCAAATCATAAGAGATCTCATCCAATGCAAACTCAAGGCCTTGCACACGAGTCTCCAGAGAACGCATTCCACTCTCAGATCTTGAACCCATCCCTAATCCTTTTTCTACAGCATCACCCAGCCACCATCCACTCTTCAGATCGTCCCTCTTCTTGCCGTCGCTGTGCTCGGAGCTCTTCTCACCGTCGCATTTCTCTCTTCAAGCTCTCAGTATCTCTCCTACGGTAGCTTACTCACAGTAGCAACCCCTTGCTTTCACCTTCATCCTCCGACAGTTGTTGAAGTCCACTGTCCTTCTGACTGAGTTAATTTTTCTAGCTTTGAGTTaatttttctgaaataattttgttgattgttgatggttttttgttaatttttttgttgatttctGATTTTATTGTCCAATTGTAATGGATTTTAACTTCTGaatttgtcttctgaatttctggaTGTAATTGTTAAATGTTGATTGTGTTCTGAAATTGCatgtatcttttaatttctgagTTTGTCTTTTGAATTTCTGGATGTAATTGTTAAATGTTGATTGTGTTCTGAAATTGCATGtaacttttaagttttaacttcTGAGTTTGCTTCTGAATTTCTGGATGTAATTGTTAAATGTTAATGTGTTCTGAAATTGCATGTATGTTGGTTTGTTGATgtgattaaaaattatataaatttttgttaataattcaTATTTAGTTGTTGATTGTATTTAATTTGTGCAAGTTTGAGTTTGTGTTTGTGATTGTGATGGTTGctgattataaaaatattttatatttaattaaaccggttgaacTCCGGTTGAATCTCAGTTGAACCGTTGAACCGTTAAACTAGTCACCTTACCGGTTCATTGACCGGTTCAGTTTTCGGAACCTTGCTTGTAAGCAATTCATTGGCATAGTCCCAGATTAGTCCATACTGAGCAACTTCATCACCCTCTACCACTTTCCTAGCAGCTTTCAATGCTCTAGTGATGCAGGTGCTGTTCAGGTTTACGTTACACTTCCTCACAAACCACTCATACACTCACGATGTCTCATTGTAGGGTGCTTCCTAAGTTTTGGAACAAGTTTGCTTAGTGTCCACTGTTGGGTCGCTGCACTATTTTTTCGCCTTTTAGGACAGATATGGTTGTCAACTAAGGTTTTAATCTGTCAGGACCCGTCTTGCTTACTACATGCACAGTATACTACCCAAGGATAACCCTCAGCCTTACACATAGCCCTAACCCGAACATTGTCATTTTTTGTAAACAATATGTTTCTACCTAACTGGATTGTGTAGTCCCTAGTTGCATGCATAAAATATTCCTTTGATTTGAATATCATACTAACCTCAAATTTGAGGTCCCCGAACTTTGCCTTGTCATTATACTGGGGATATACGGTTAGTGATTCCTCATCAGAGTCTAGTTCCTAGCCTGAGCCCTCCGAGTGCCATGAGTTGAGATCCGAATCATTGTCATCAAGGGGATTATCCTCTAGGCCTGCCAAATAGAAACCAGAAAGTAAGTAATCAGTCATGTGACCAAAATTAAATCAACACCTACAAACCAATTGATTTAACCAAATACCTGAGTCACTTTCATCCTCATCCTCAGAAGCTTCATAGCTTGAATCGTCAGTCTCTATTTCTTTATCTGCTAATCTGGTCTTAGCAGGCTTGTGCTTCTCCTTAACCTACTTTTTTTGTTCAGCCTTGTAGAGTTCACACCATCATCACTGTCACTGCTAGATTCATCATCTCCTAGTACCTTTGGAGGTTTGTAAAGGCTGTCCTCAGCACTCTCATAGGAGTCATGAGAGTCACTATCTTCTTCAACCTCTAATGTCTTCACATGTCTGCCTGCTCTTGTAGTGGTAGTGATCTTGGCCTTACCTTTGGTCTGAGATGGAGCAGGAGTAGGTTTGGTAGGCTGATTATAGGGTTTATCTGCTGTGATGGAGTTTGCACAGGGTGATGTGACTTCTTGGTGGGCTGAGATGATGGTCTGCTGGGCTTAGATGTTGGTCTAATAGGCTTAGCTGATGGACCTGTGGGCTTCAATGATGGTCCATTGGGCTTAGTGGGCTCCTTAGTGGGCTGCATTGGTTGCTTAGTGGGCTGGGTAGGCAGTTTACTGGGCTGACTTGGTTCCTTTGTGGATTGGGTAGAAAATTTCCTGGACTGAGAAGGCAACTTTGAAGGCTGAGATAATCTGCTACCATCAGCTGATGCCTTCGTGGATTCAGAGCATGCTTTTTGGTGGGATGGTAACTTGGTGGGTTGAGACTGATGTCTCTTGGTTTGGGTTGGCTTAATTTTTGgcctttcttcttcttgctcaTCAACCACACATGGCTCTGAAACACCATGCTCAAAATACAGGTTGATCAAGTTGAAGTTCCTCCTGCAATCCTTCACCATTGCAACCAAATCATAATCTGTGTCCAGCCTCCTCAGCCCATTTTCAAGGGGAACTCCTGGAGATTTCCACCAGCACTCCCTAGCCTCAGCATATCCCAGTTCGACATAGTATCCCTTCACAAAGAACACGTCAAGTGTGTCTGCTTCAACTCCCATTAACACCTCTGTGTGATCCGGCTCATAGTACAGATTTTCACCCTCATCCTTTTTGAACTTCCCACCATGGTGAAATACAAACATCATCGGAGGACCCTCCATCTATAAgtgcaaaaataaataaatgtagTCAACATCAAAATCTGAAACAACTCCAGAAAAAACCCACCACATAACGACCAGGAAACCCCTAACGGCAAACGCATACAGAACATGTTCAGGCTAATCCAAACCCTAGTCTCACTAGATGGTTCTTAGAACTAAGTCACCCTAAACCAACGGACACCAACATTGCAAAATCAACAGAAactgtaaaaaaaaattaaatcttacCCTATGGCAGTTACTGTTCCTTCCTCCAACTACGAAACTCCTCCGCGACCTCCTCCAACTATCCAACGTAGCAGAGCCTACTCTTCTACAAGCCTCGACACGCACAGGAATCGTCGATAACGCCACCAGGTTCTGATCAAAGGATCTTTGGGCAGAGTACCAGAGTAGAGAGAAGACGAGGGGTTTTGAAGCGAAAGTTGAAGAGGGTTGTTATGAGAGGAGAGAAGGGCAGAACGTTTGAATATCCAACTGTGGACCATAAACGACGTCGTTCCACTGATTTGGGGTTGAGGGTATGAAACTACGTCGTTTTGAACCTCACCACGTTGGCACTTAACGTTCCACCTCAGCAAACGTTAGCCATGTCACCACCTGAGAGGACGGAAGAACAAACTCGATCAACGTGAATAATTTTCGGGGACGGCtttgattaattttatctttcggAGACTAAAATGGAGATCGGGGTATTTTTCAGGGACgattttgactattaactcaacattaaaataaaagtaaaatcgAACGCAAATATTGAGAATAGAAATCATGCATATGTCCCTAAATAAATTCAACTATTAAgacgcaaaaaaaaaaaaaaaatttcaaccatTAATACAGACATAAATGAATacatttatttttcataacGAAGAAATGGAAAACATATGTTAACTATGATCAATGAAGAGAAAGAAAATCGGCTATTTAACCATTAATGCACTCAAGAAGAAAATGATTAcatttattttctaataattAAAGACAGATGATATGATGATGACAGAAGTCTACAATGAGTAACCACTTGCAATTACAAAcacaaaagaagagaaaaagaaaaagaaaagatagagatactttaatttttaacttataaCTGTAATTATTCATtcttcatcaagaacaactaaAGACATTTTTAAACTGTTTATAATTTGGGaattcatattttatttataaaattcatataatttttttggtatatatatatatatatatatatatatatatatttattgtctTCTATCATCAATGTTAATTTCATAtgatcaataaataaataaatgaataaagtCAACTGTAAATATAGGAGAAATAAATTTAGGAAGGTTATAAATGCAAATATTATGTATAACTATataaaacatatttaaaatattcaatataaaatcaaaactaaagataaaattaaaatcaattgGTCAAATTACAATATCTTCCATATTTTTTGACTACTTAACTTTCGACCTTTATAAATAGCTATgtgaaatgaaagaaaaaaaaagcaaaaaaaaaattacagaaTTACTCAAAGTTGCAATATCGCACGTTCTTAGTAGAAATATTCTCTTGTTATCTCTAGTTGTGTTACTGCTACCACTATGCATCAGCTATGGAGATTTATCTGTCCGATTCCACCAATAAAAAAGCATTCTCTCCTATTTCAGACAAGCTCAACAAAAACAACTACTCAACATGAAGATATCAAGCTCTCCTAACCATCCAAAGTATAAGTATGGAGGATCACCTTATGCAGATAAGATTCCTGAACAATTTGTTACAGATCCAACCAAGAAACGCAATCTGAGTCAGAAACATTCAAGATTTGGAAGTTACAagattcactttttttttttggattgttGCATCCATGACTatcaattatcaaaacaaaGTTATTGGTTGAGCACGATTTTATGAAATTTGGAAAAAGATTGATACTTCACTGCCGCATCAAATGCACAAGTTTAAACTCTAAAATCCCAATTGAAAGCAATCAAGAAAGGAGCTTATGCCTCAGATTATTTGGCACAGATTCAAAAAATTGTTGACTCCATCTCTTCCATTGGTTGTGTAGTCGCTGACGATGATCGCATTCAAGCTATTTTAGATAGCCTTTTAGAAGAATATTCTATCTATATAAGAATTGTGATGTCTAAATTCGATTCTTATCGAGTTGTTGAAGCAGAAAACTCTTCTTGCCTTTGACAATATGCTCGTTTCAAGAAACCTGACTCCGGTATACATATAAGATTACCATGTGTTCATAACATGCGGCGggaaaaaattaataatcttaaagatgtattttgtgtttaagctttattctaataatatataaatcaaatttaaataccTTGAAACGCTTTAGTAAAAACTTTATTCTTCGATTATACGAAGACTCTATGCATAT
This window contains:
- the LOC130975656 gene encoding uncharacterized protein LOC130975656 translates to MMSGSWSGDLPSQSIGSHESNSSMRRRRKMKDQTCFCGLKTTIKKSGTRENPDRLFHTCARYPKRSHCNFFRWVEEDGYVAGAKTDADLGRDYDEWRLNVSWRLGSLEGEVRAMKMLIMFLSVAVVVATVLCVSLLFTLISK
- the LOC130975657 gene encoding uncharacterized protein LOC130975657 — translated: MLTSNPGSTVQVGVIPMPEGPPQFERFYVCLDACKKGFKAGCRPMIGLDGAFLKTLHGGQILTACAQDANNHIFVVAYAIVDVKNKDNWKWFLDLLQLDLGNYNDNKLCIISDMQKGLIPAVKEVMPMAQHRFCVWHLWQNFSKQWGITELKDLVWECARSRTRNEFERNMKRVKVINEQAWQYLEKWPKEVWTKAYFSEDPKNDNICNNACESFNAKIKHERTKPILTLAEEQSRLEAMTKLSSHWAPQWCGDEKEEFFEVHGWPTNMVVDLGKHTCTCRFWQLTRMPCMHAISAIQDKNSKRTEEYCHELLTMEATRSVGENILTCPCPTPPIKPKPGRPTKKRRKDKGEQPIGSSTKMKRKYNPIRCMFCGEVGHNKRSCAKKKKEDAEEQARQMQLQLALAKGPALPTDEPHTNNEVQSHSPPPPPVQPQPVVKVNQLGGTQPMQDTQLPVQDI